AGTGAATATTGTGACATCCTTCGAATGgtcaaatacttttaaaataactttgaaCTTCTAATTTAAACGTCTGATTGATGTTTGAATTCGTTTTCTCAATCGAGCGAAAACGTGTGAAACGATTGCCTACGACgttgaaaaaattgtagttATAGTGTTAATGTTAAACATTGTCGTGTGTGACGTCGaatgcaaaaatgtattttctttttctggaTTACAGCTTCGAGCGGGAGACGCGTTGCAGCGAGAGATTCCCGCGCAGGAGAGGAAGACTGGACAAAGCGGAAGAAGCAGAATAAGACGAGCAAAGCAGAAGCAGAAGAGCAGAAGAGCGTAAGAAGACCGAGAGCCGAACGAGTAGAAGCGGGGTTGCAAAGAAGAAAGTGATTAGCGAATTGCGAAGATagcgagagaagagagaaagatcggGAGAGTAGCTACGAGAGCGCAGATAGAGAGACAAAGATCGAGAGAGATAGAGCGAAAGAgcgaaggaaagagagaaagagagacaagcAAGAATCGGAAAGAAAGCTCGAGAGAGAGAACCCCGCgctcatacatatatatttcagtGTGTTCAAAAACGAGTGTACCTAAgtgcaatattaattaaacctaAACGATAATAAGAAGCAACCACAACTACCATCGACGATATCGGTAACGACGAGCGGTGATCGATAATCGAATAGAATTCCTTTTAAAGAGTTAAAACGCTAGAGTCGCATTTCGAGGAGGAGTCATCGACGGACGCGACGAAGCAGCTTGGAAGAAAAGGAAGCTCGGAGGAAGATAGGCGGAAGCAGAAACGGAGTGACGGAAATCCCGGAGAGAGACGCTCTCGTCCCGCTTAAAAGAATTCACACGGATTCACCGAATCAAGCCGACGCGCGCGACAGCCAACACCAACTTTTCGAGCCTGTTCGAGCGCGTTCgggtacacacacacacacacgcacgcacgcacacacaccaCGCACGCACATCCAACATAACGGGGCTAAAATACTCAGGGCAAAACGGGACGAGCA
This DNA window, taken from Monomorium pharaonis isolate MP-MQ-018 chromosome 6, ASM1337386v2, whole genome shotgun sequence, encodes the following:
- the LOC105837944 gene encoding uncharacterized protein LOC105837944 — its product is MCFASSGRRVAARDSRAGEEDWTKRKKQNKTSKAEAEEQKSVRRPRAERVEAGLQRRK